The following proteins are co-located in the Oceanispirochaeta sp. genome:
- a CDS encoding fibronectin type III domain-containing protein, translated as MKQIHIKLYILFATTFLVFAACTMNSAFEEALLEKITLDEAPDETPDETPDESPDETPDETPLSLTAPEGLTVSGGSSTSLDLSWNVVTGAEGYKAYRSDTETGTYTQVKGDVTTTSYTDTGLTPNKKTYWYKISCYSGSTESERS; from the coding sequence ATGAAACAAATACATATCAAATTATACATATTGTTTGCAACTACCTTCCTGGTGTTTGCGGCCTGTACAATGAATTCAGCATTTGAAGAGGCTCTTTTGGAGAAAATTACCCTGGATGAGGCCCCAGATGAGACTCCAGATGAGACTCCAGATGAGTCTCCAGATGAGACTCCAGATGAGACTCCTCTGTCCCTGACAGCTCCTGAGGGACTCACTGTTTCCGGAGGATCGTCAACCAGTCTTGATCTCAGCTGGAATGTCGTTACAGGTGCAGAGGGATACAAGGCCTACCGCTCGGATACAGAAACGGGAACATACACCCAGGTGAAAGGGGATGTGACCACCACCAGTTACACAGATACCGGTTTGACTCCTAATAAAAAGACATACTGGTATAAAATCAGCTGCTATAGCGGATCCACAGAATCTGAAAGGAGC